In Colletotrichum higginsianum IMI 349063 chromosome 3, whole genome shotgun sequence, a genomic segment contains:
- a CDS encoding Arca-like protein, which yields MAGGRFTDREEQEELYRILVKTDRRLGWPTRAIQAQLREAWGWGDSPSPPRMPIAGILNACVRAAEAD from the exons ATGGCAGGAGGCCGATTTACGGATCGGGAAGAACAGGAGGAGCTCTACAGAATCCTCGTCAAGACCGATAGACGGCTAGGATGGCCAACACGGGCAAT ACAGGCACAGCTTAGGGAAGCATGGGGTTGGGGGGATTCTCCTTCCCCGCCGAGAATGCCGATTGCTGGCATCTTGAACGCCTGCGTACGAGCTGCAGAGGCGGACTGA